Proteins from a genomic interval of Haemophilus parainfluenzae T3T1:
- the rpmA gene encoding 50S ribosomal protein L27, which yields MATKKAGGSTRNGRDSEAKRLGVKRFGGESVLAGSIIVRQRGTKFHAGNNVGMGRDHTLFATADGKVKFEVKGEKSRKYVSIVTE from the coding sequence ATGGCAACTAAAAAAGCTGGTGGTTCAACTCGTAACGGTCGTGATTCTGAAGCTAAACGCCTTGGTGTTAAACGTTTCGGTGGCGAATCTGTATTAGCAGGTAGCATCATTGTACGTCAACGTGGTACTAAATTCCACGCAGGTAACAACGTAGGTATGGGTCGTGACCACACCTTATTTGCTACCGCTGACGGTAAAGTAAAATTTGAAGTTAAAGGCGAGAAAAGCCGTAAATACGTAAGTATTGTAACTGAATAA
- the rplU gene encoding 50S ribosomal protein L21, whose product MYAVFQSGGKQHRVSEGQVVRLEKLELATGATVEFDSVLMVVNGEDVKIGAPVVAGAKVVAEVVAQGRGDKVKIVKFRRRKHSRKQQGHRQWFTEVKITGIQA is encoded by the coding sequence ATGTACGCAGTTTTCCAAAGTGGCGGTAAACAACACCGTGTGAGCGAAGGTCAAGTAGTTCGTTTAGAAAAACTTGAACTTGCAACTGGCGCAACAGTTGAGTTCGACTCAGTGTTGATGGTCGTTAATGGTGAAGATGTTAAAATTGGTGCACCAGTAGTAGCTGGCGCGAAAGTAGTGGCTGAAGTTGTGGCACAAGGTCGTGGCGATAAAGTTAAAATCGTTAAGTTCCGTCGTCGTAAACACAGCCGTAAACAACAAGGTCATCGTCAGTGGTTCACAGAAGTGAAAATCACTGGGATTCAAGCATAA
- the ispB gene encoding octaprenyl diphosphate synthase: protein MNKQDLMDMHAIQALTDADMQKVNQAILAQINSDVPMVNQLGFYIVQGGGKRIRPLIAVLAARALGYESDKVATCATFVEFIHTASLLHDDVVDESDMRRGRATANSAFGNAASVLVGDFIYTRAFQLVAQLQSLDILRIMADATNVLAEGEVQQLMNVNDPDTTEESYMRVIYSKTARLFEVAAQSVAIVAGAEKSIETAFQEYGRYLGTAFQLVDDVLDYSANAAALGKNVGDDLAEGKPTLPLLHAMRHGNPQQAALIREAIEQGGKRDAIDEVLAIMAEHKSLDYAMDRAKQEAQKAVDAIQILPESEYKQALISLAYLSVSRSY from the coding sequence ATGAACAAACAAGATTTAATGGATATGCATGCCATCCAAGCATTAACAGATGCGGATATGCAGAAAGTCAACCAAGCCATTTTAGCACAAATTAACTCCGATGTGCCGATGGTTAATCAGCTTGGTTTTTATATTGTACAAGGTGGCGGAAAACGTATTCGACCACTTATTGCGGTTTTAGCGGCGCGTGCATTAGGTTACGAAAGCGATAAAGTAGCCACTTGTGCAACCTTTGTAGAATTTATTCATACTGCTTCCTTATTACATGATGATGTGGTGGATGAATCGGATATGCGTCGTGGTCGAGCAACAGCAAACTCTGCCTTTGGCAATGCCGCTAGCGTATTAGTGGGCGACTTCATTTATACTCGTGCATTCCAATTAGTGGCGCAGTTACAATCATTAGATATTCTTCGCATTATGGCGGACGCCACCAACGTATTGGCTGAAGGTGAAGTTCAACAATTGATGAACGTGAACGATCCCGATACCACGGAAGAAAGCTATATGCGTGTGATTTATAGTAAAACAGCACGCTTATTTGAAGTAGCGGCACAATCTGTTGCAATTGTTGCGGGTGCTGAAAAATCAATTGAAACCGCATTTCAAGAATATGGTCGCTATCTTGGTACCGCATTCCAATTAGTGGATGACGTGCTAGATTACAGCGCTAATGCAGCTGCATTAGGTAAAAATGTGGGTGACGACCTCGCTGAAGGTAAACCTACTCTTCCTTTATTACACGCAATGCGTCACGGTAATCCACAACAAGCCGCGCTTATTCGCGAAGCCATTGAACAAGGCGGAAAACGTGATGCGATCGATGAAGTACTTGCGATTATGGCTGAACATAAATCCCTTGATTACGCGATGGATCGTGCGAAACAAGAAGCCCAAAAGGCCGTTGATGCGATTCAGATTTTGCCGGAAAGTGAATATAAACAAGCGTTAATTTCTCTAGCTTATTTATCTGTTTCTAGGAGCTATTAA
- a CDS encoding epoxyqueuosine reductase QueH, which translates to MIEQQSQSAVGFQHKTRKQKPRKDPNAPFIREKLELPEGHNKLLLHSCCAPCSGEVMEAILASGIEFTIYFYNPNIHPLKEYLIRKEENIRFAQKFGIPFIDADYDRQQWFDRAKGMEWEPERGIRCTMCFDMRFEKAAEYAHEHGFPVFTSCLGISRWKDMDQINGCGHRAAEKYDDVIYWDYNWRKAGGSQRMIEISKRERFYQQEYCGCVYSLRDSNKWREETGRQKIEIGRLYYTPD; encoded by the coding sequence ATGATAGAACAACAATCTCAAAGTGCGGTCGGTTTTCAACATAAAACACGCAAACAAAAACCGCGCAAAGATCCGAACGCACCTTTTATTCGTGAAAAACTCGAATTACCTGAAGGGCATAATAAGCTACTTCTCCACTCTTGCTGTGCGCCTTGTTCGGGTGAAGTGATGGAGGCTATTTTGGCTTCTGGTATTGAGTTTACGATTTATTTTTACAATCCGAATATTCATCCATTAAAAGAATATTTAATTCGTAAAGAAGAAAACATTCGTTTCGCCCAAAAATTTGGGATTCCATTTATCGATGCAGACTACGATCGCCAACAATGGTTTGATCGCGCAAAAGGTATGGAATGGGAACCTGAACGTGGCATTCGCTGCACCATGTGTTTTGATATGCGTTTTGAAAAAGCGGCTGAATATGCTCATGAACATGGTTTCCCTGTATTTACCAGCTGCCTTGGTATTTCTCGCTGGAAAGATATGGATCAAATTAATGGTTGTGGTCACCGTGCGGCTGAAAAATATGATGATGTGATTTATTGGGATTACAACTGGCGTAAAGCAGGTGGATCGCAACGCATGATCGAAATCAGTAAGCGTGAACGTTTTTATCAACAGGAATATTGTGGCTGTGTTTATTCTTTACGAGACAGCAATAAATGGCGTGAAGAAACAGGGCGACAAAAAATTGAAATTGGTAGACTCTATTACACGCCAGATTAA
- a CDS encoding cell division protein ZapA — translation MSLKLVEVVVLGQVLRLNVPAEQEEILRQAARNLDLQVSEMKERTGLLQLDRVLSIVALNLSFELTQEKNKNAQIENVLCTRIQQLDHSLENALGGRTIVD, via the coding sequence ATGTCATTAAAACTGGTTGAAGTTGTTGTATTAGGGCAAGTGCTGCGCTTGAATGTCCCTGCAGAACAAGAAGAGATTTTGCGTCAAGCGGCGCGTAATTTAGATCTTCAAGTGTCTGAAATGAAAGAGCGTACAGGTTTATTGCAGTTAGACCGTGTGCTTTCTATTGTTGCCTTGAATTTAAGTTTTGAATTAACCCAAGAAAAAAATAAAAATGCCCAGATTGAAAACGTGTTATGTACGCGAATTCAGCAGTTAGATCATTCTTTAGAGAATGCATTAGGTGGGCGTACCATCGTAGATTAA
- the polA gene encoding DNA polymerase I, translated as MPTIAPNPLVLVDGSSYLYRAFHAFPPLTNSAGEPTGAMYGVLNMLKSLISQVQPSHIAVVFDAKGKTFRDEMFEQYKSHRPPMPDDLRKQIQPLHDIIRALGIPLLVIEGVEADDVIGTLAVAASKANQKVLISTGDKDMAQLVDDNIMLINTMNNTLLDRDAVIEKYGIPPELIIDYLALMGDSADNIPGVAGVGEKTALGLLQGIGSMAEIYANLDKVAELPIRGAKKLGDKLLAEKEMADLSYRLATIKTDVALDITPEQLTLGASNNDQLTEYFGRYEFKRWLNEVMNGADSITNNNEQPTKINHYQATPALAQDNSDEALPAIQIDRSRYETLLTEADLNRWVEKLKQAKLFALDTETDNLDYMAANLVGISFALENGEAAYLPLQLDYLGAPKTLEKTTALTLLKPILENPTIQKVGQNFKYDLTIFARNGIDVQGVAFDTMLESYVLNSTGRHNMDDLAKRYLGHQTISFEEIAGKGKNQLTFNQIQLEQAAEYAAEDADVTMKLQQVLWEKLSKEPTLEKLFKEMELPLLGVLSRMERRGVLIDSDALFLQSNEIANRLSELEEQAYVLAGQPFNLASTKQLQEILFDKLGLPVIQKTPKGAPSTNEEVLEELAFSHELPKVLVEHRGLSKLKSTYTDKLPQMVNPQTGRVHTSYHQAVTATGRLSSSDPNLQNIPIRNEEGRRIRQAFIAREGFTVVAADYSQIELRIMAHLSQDQGLINAFTQGKDIHRSTAAEIFGVALDEVTSEQRRNAKAINFGLIYGMSAFGLSRQLSIGRADAQSYMDLYFKRYPGVQTFMHDIREKAKAQGYVETLFGRRLYLPDINSSNGMRRKAAERVAINAPMQGTAADIIKRAMIQLDQKLQNDPDIAMIMQVHDELVFEVRSEKVEFYSKLIKTHMESAADLVVPLIVDVGQGTNWDEAH; from the coding sequence ATGCCAACTATCGCTCCAAATCCATTAGTCCTAGTGGACGGTTCATCTTATTTATATCGTGCTTTTCATGCATTTCCGCCACTCACCAATTCAGCCGGCGAGCCGACCGGTGCCATGTACGGTGTATTAAATATGCTTAAAAGCCTGATTTCGCAAGTGCAACCGAGCCATATTGCGGTAGTCTTTGATGCAAAAGGCAAAACGTTTCGTGATGAAATGTTTGAGCAATATAAATCCCATCGTCCACCGATGCCGGACGATCTGCGCAAACAAATTCAACCGTTACACGATATTATCCGAGCCCTTGGCATTCCTCTTTTAGTTATTGAAGGTGTAGAAGCCGATGATGTCATCGGTACTCTAGCGGTAGCGGCTTCCAAAGCGAATCAAAAAGTTTTGATCAGTACCGGCGATAAGGACATGGCGCAGCTAGTAGATGACAACATTATGTTGATCAACACCATGAATAATACCTTATTGGATCGCGATGCTGTGATTGAAAAATACGGTATTCCACCAGAACTCATCATTGATTACTTAGCGCTAATGGGCGATAGTGCCGATAATATTCCTGGTGTAGCTGGTGTGGGTGAAAAAACGGCTCTCGGTCTCTTGCAGGGTATCGGCAGTATGGCAGAAATTTATGCCAACTTAGACAAAGTGGCCGAATTGCCAATCCGTGGAGCAAAAAAATTAGGTGATAAATTATTGGCTGAAAAAGAAATGGCCGATTTATCCTATCGCCTTGCCACGATCAAAACCGATGTCGCTCTCGATATCACTCCGGAGCAACTTACCCTTGGTGCAAGCAATAACGATCAACTTACCGAATATTTCGGCCGTTATGAATTTAAACGTTGGCTCAATGAAGTGATGAATGGCGCTGATTCCATCACTAATAATAACGAACAACCGACCAAGATTAATCACTATCAAGCTACGCCTGCCCTCGCTCAAGACAATAGCGATGAAGCATTGCCGGCAATTCAAATTGATCGCAGCCGTTATGAAACCTTGCTCACTGAAGCAGATTTAAATCGTTGGGTGGAAAAACTCAAGCAAGCTAAACTTTTTGCGTTGGATACAGAAACCGATAATTTAGATTATATGGCTGCCAACTTAGTGGGGATTTCCTTTGCGTTAGAAAACGGCGAGGCGGCTTATTTACCGCTACAATTAGATTATTTAGGCGCACCAAAAACTCTCGAAAAAACAACCGCACTTACGTTGTTAAAACCGATTTTAGAAAATCCTACTATTCAAAAAGTCGGGCAAAACTTCAAATACGATCTCACCATCTTCGCCCGTAATGGCATCGATGTGCAAGGTGTGGCTTTCGACACTATGCTTGAATCCTATGTACTCAACAGCACAGGCCGTCATAATATGGACGATCTGGCGAAACGTTATTTAGGGCATCAAACCATTAGTTTTGAAGAGATTGCAGGCAAAGGTAAAAATCAGCTGACCTTTAACCAAATTCAGTTGGAACAAGCCGCCGAGTACGCGGCGGAAGATGCTGATGTAACAATGAAACTGCAACAAGTGCTATGGGAAAAACTCTCCAAAGAACCCACTCTTGAAAAACTCTTTAAAGAAATGGAATTGCCGTTGTTAGGCGTGCTTTCCCGTATGGAACGTCGCGGTGTTTTAATTGATAGCGATGCACTATTCCTACAATCCAACGAAATCGCTAACCGTTTAAGTGAATTAGAAGAACAGGCCTATGTCTTGGCGGGGCAGCCATTTAATTTGGCCTCAACCAAACAATTACAGGAAATTTTATTTGATAAATTAGGTTTGCCGGTTATTCAAAAAACACCAAAAGGCGCGCCATCCACCAACGAGGAAGTATTGGAGGAACTGGCATTTAGTCATGAATTACCGAAAGTGTTGGTAGAACATCGTGGTCTCAGCAAACTAAAATCCACCTACACTGATAAATTGCCGCAAATGGTAAATCCACAAACGGGTCGAGTGCATACTTCCTACCATCAAGCGGTGACAGCTACCGGTCGTCTTTCATCAAGTGATCCGAATCTGCAAAACATTCCGATTCGTAATGAAGAAGGTCGCCGTATTCGTCAGGCCTTCATTGCGCGCGAAGGCTTTACTGTTGTTGCAGCCGACTATTCACAAATCGAACTACGCATTATGGCGCACCTATCTCAGGATCAGGGCTTAATTAATGCTTTTACCCAAGGCAAAGATATTCACCGCTCTACTGCGGCAGAAATCTTTGGGGTAGCACTGGATGAAGTGACGTCCGAACAACGCCGCAATGCTAAGGCAATTAACTTCGGTTTAATTTATGGTATGTCTGCCTTTGGCTTATCGCGCCAACTCAGCATTGGCCGTGCCGATGCTCAGAGCTATATGGATTTATATTTCAAACGCTATCCTGGCGTACAAACTTTTATGCATGATATTCGTGAAAAAGCTAAAGCCCAAGGCTATGTGGAAACCCTATTCGGCCGTCGTTTATATCTACCAGATATTAACTCTTCTAATGGTATGCGCCGTAAAGCAGCCGAACGTGTCGCGATCAATGCACCAATGCAAGGTACCGCCGCAGACATTATCAAACGTGCCATGATTCAATTGGATCAAAAACTACAAAATGATCCCGATATCGCGATGATTATGCAAGTGCACGATGAATTGGTGTTTGAAGTGCGGTCAGAAAAAGTCGAGTTTTATAGCAAACTCATCAAAACACACATGGAAAGCGCAGCTGATTTAGTGGTGCCATTGATTGTAGATGTGGGGCAAGGCACTAACTGGGATGAGGCGCACTAA
- a CDS encoding cupin domain-containing protein, protein MNKVIQSQHFTAERAWGALDITNMNGISVRLHWTDKPYKWHINDGEEVFAVMDGTVEMHYKEEGLEKAVLLHAGDIFYAGIGTEHVAHPQGEARILVIEKEDSI, encoded by the coding sequence ATGAATAAAGTTATTCAAAGTCAGCACTTTACGGCAGAACGTGCTTGGGGAGCACTGGATATTACCAATATGAATGGCATTTCCGTGCGTCTTCACTGGACAGATAAACCTTACAAATGGCATATCAATGACGGTGAAGAAGTCTTTGCTGTCATGGATGGTACGGTGGAAATGCATTACAAAGAAGAGGGCCTAGAGAAAGCCGTATTGCTCCATGCGGGTGATATTTTTTATGCGGGTATTGGTACCGAACATGTTGCTCATCCACAAGGCGAAGCGCGCATATTAGTCATAGAGAAAGAAGACAGCATTTAA
- a CDS encoding serine dehydratase subunit alpha family protein, which produces MNQERLNEIEKPLLHLVERDVVPALGCTEPISLALAAATAAKYLGKTPERIEAKVSPNLMKNGLGVAVPGTGMVGLPIAAAIGALGGDPEGELEVLKHITPEQVSQARAMLDNKLVNVDIHQTEHILYSEAVLFSDNDRVKVAIQDQHTNIILIEKNGEVIFEKEHDQCADCDPYDIFKQVSAREIFEFSCEVELDKIRFIGQAAALNRALSDEGLRENYGLHIGRTLRKQVGSGLMSDDLLSKIMIETTAASDARMGGATLPAMSNSGSGNQGIAATMPVVVVADYLNVDEEKRLRALFLSHLMAIYIHSKLPKLSALCAVTTASMGSCAGIAYLLTGKFETVSMGICSMIGDISGIICDGASNSCAMKVSTSVASGYKSVLMAMDETHVTGNEGIVEHDLDRTIDNLCSIASKSMHHIDRQVIEIMVSKPCP; this is translated from the coding sequence ATGAATCAAGAAAGACTCAACGAAATCGAAAAACCATTACTTCATCTTGTAGAACGCGATGTGGTTCCGGCACTTGGCTGTACTGAACCTATCTCTTTAGCGCTTGCAGCAGCAACTGCAGCCAAATATTTAGGCAAAACACCGGAGCGTATTGAAGCTAAAGTATCACCAAACTTAATGAAAAATGGTTTAGGTGTTGCAGTACCGGGAACGGGCATGGTGGGCTTGCCTATTGCCGCGGCGATTGGTGCTTTAGGCGGTGATCCTGAGGGTGAATTGGAAGTATTAAAACACATCACGCCAGAGCAAGTATCCCAAGCCAGGGCGATGCTTGATAACAAGCTCGTTAATGTGGATATTCATCAAACCGAGCATATTTTATATTCTGAAGCTGTGTTGTTTTCAGATAATGACCGAGTGAAAGTAGCCATTCAAGATCAACACACCAACATCATTTTGATTGAAAAAAATGGCGAGGTCATTTTTGAGAAAGAACACGATCAATGTGCGGATTGCGATCCCTATGATATTTTCAAACAGGTGAGCGCACGTGAAATCTTTGAATTTTCTTGTGAAGTTGAGCTCGATAAAATCCGTTTTATCGGACAAGCTGCCGCCCTCAACCGCGCGCTATCTGACGAAGGATTGCGCGAAAATTACGGTTTACACATTGGCAGAACATTACGCAAACAAGTTGGTAGTGGCTTAATGTCAGATGATTTACTCAGTAAAATTATGATTGAAACCACCGCAGCCTCCGATGCCCGTATGGGTGGGGCTACATTGCCAGCGATGAGTAATTCCGGCTCAGGTAACCAAGGTATTGCTGCGACTATGCCCGTAGTTGTGGTCGCCGATTATTTAAACGTGGATGAAGAAAAACGTCTCCGTGCACTCTTCTTATCACACTTAATGGCCATTTATATCCACAGTAAATTACCCAAACTGTCTGCCCTTTGTGCGGTAACAACCGCCTCAATGGGAAGCTGTGCGGGTATCGCCTATTTGCTTACAGGTAAATTTGAAACAGTGAGCATGGGGATTTGCAGCATGATTGGTGACATCAGCGGGATCATCTGCGATGGCGCATCTAATAGCTGTGCGATGAAAGTGTCCACCAGTGTGGCTTCTGGCTATAAATCAGTACTCATGGCGATGGATGAAACCCATGTTACAGGCAATGAAGGTATCGTTGAACACGATCTCGATCGCACTATCGACAATCTATGCTCAATTGCTTCTAAGAGTATGCACCACATCGATCGCCAAGTAATTGAAATTATGGTGAGTAAACCCTGCCCTTAA
- a CDS encoding YeeE/YedE family protein has protein sequence MLLTGLLCGILLGFVMQRGRFCITGAFRDMYVTKNNKMFVALLLAITVQSIGFFLLKEIGVLNVDPAENFAFLAVIIGAFVFGIGIVLAGGCATGTWYRAAEGLVGSWVALFTYMLLSAIMRTGPLGEFNKALRSINIEQRNIYDTFGISPWWLVALLTLVTAFYVYKHLSKPSVKVAALKPKKTGLAHLLFEKRWHPFFSAVLIGLIALAAWPLSVATGREFGLGITGPSANIMQFLVTGDDKFINWGVFLVLGIFIGSFIGAKASNEFRVRVPDATTILRSGLGGILMGIGATLAGGCSIGNGLVETAFFSWQGWVSLPLMILGTWVAAYFTIIRPQRLKLAKTS, from the coding sequence ATGCTTTTAACCGGATTACTTTGCGGAATTTTACTCGGATTTGTGATGCAGCGTGGGCGCTTTTGTATTACTGGCGCATTTCGCGATATGTATGTCACCAAAAATAACAAAATGTTTGTTGCCCTTCTGTTGGCGATTACCGTGCAATCCATTGGTTTCTTTCTCTTAAAAGAAATCGGTGTATTAAATGTTGATCCGGCTGAAAACTTTGCCTTTTTGGCAGTGATTATCGGTGCCTTTGTGTTTGGTATCGGCATTGTTCTTGCTGGCGGTTGTGCGACAGGTACATGGTACCGCGCTGCAGAAGGCTTAGTCGGCAGTTGGGTCGCGTTATTCACTTATATGCTATTAAGTGCCATCATGCGCACCGGCCCGTTAGGCGAATTCAATAAAGCTTTACGTAGCATCAATATCGAACAACGCAACATTTACGATACATTCGGCATTTCACCTTGGTGGTTAGTCGCATTATTAACTTTAGTGACAGCCTTTTATGTATACAAACATCTCAGCAAACCAAGCGTAAAAGTCGCGGCATTAAAACCGAAGAAAACGGGGCTTGCCCACTTATTATTTGAAAAACGCTGGCACCCATTTTTCTCAGCCGTGTTAATCGGATTAATCGCGCTTGCCGCTTGGCCACTCAGTGTCGCTACAGGTCGTGAGTTTGGACTTGGGATCACTGGTCCATCCGCTAATATTATGCAATTCCTCGTTACTGGCGACGATAAATTTATTAACTGGGGCGTATTCTTAGTTTTAGGGATTTTTATCGGCTCATTCATCGGCGCGAAAGCAAGCAATGAATTTCGTGTCCGCGTACCGGATGCCACTACAATTCTACGCAGCGGACTCGGCGGTATTCTCATGGGCATTGGTGCAACCCTTGCAGGTGGCTGCTCCATCGGTAACGGTTTAGTCGAAACTGCCTTTTTCTCTTGGCAAGGTTGGGTATCATTGCCATTGATGATTCTCGGCACTTGGGTGGCCGCCTACTTCACCATTATCCGTCCACAACGTTTAAAATTAGCAAAAACATCATAA
- a CDS encoding sulfurtransferase TusA family protein, with protein MIVKLPTLGLVCPFPLVEAKEAMAKLNKGDGLEIEFDCTQATEAIPAWAAEEGYEVTNFEQIDDAKWSITVIK; from the coding sequence ATGATCGTTAAATTACCTACACTCGGCCTTGTTTGCCCATTTCCTCTCGTTGAAGCTAAGGAGGCCATGGCTAAGTTAAATAAAGGCGATGGCCTAGAAATTGAATTCGACTGTACCCAAGCCACTGAAGCTATCCCCGCTTGGGCGGCTGAAGAAGGTTATGAAGTCACAAACTTCGAGCAAATTGATGATGCGAAATGGTCAATTACGGTGATTAAATAA
- the nanQ gene encoding N-acetylneuraminate anomerase, with amino-acid sequence MIISALNNPNFKVGLPKVIADICDHLNTLDLEALENGRHDLSEQVYMNVMEFDTVEADSKQAELHHKYLDIQLLIRGEENVEVSATYPNLSLYDEYRDADDYQLTPQIEDKSTVTLLPKMFAVFFPYEPHKPGCTVNGKSSFVKKLVVKVPVELI; translated from the coding sequence ATGATTATCAGTGCATTAAATAACCCAAATTTCAAAGTGGGTTTACCAAAAGTTATCGCGGACATTTGCGATCATCTCAATACCTTAGATCTTGAAGCATTAGAAAATGGTCGTCATGATTTAAGCGAGCAAGTCTATATGAATGTCATGGAATTTGATACGGTTGAAGCGGATAGCAAACAAGCCGAACTTCACCACAAATATCTAGATATTCAATTACTTATTCGTGGCGAAGAAAATGTTGAAGTAAGCGCGACTTATCCAAACCTCAGCTTATACGATGAATATCGTGATGCAGATGACTACCAACTTACCCCGCAAATTGAAGATAAAAGCACCGTGACACTTTTACCAAAAATGTTCGCCGTCTTCTTCCCTTATGAACCCCATAAACCAGGTTGCACCGTAAACGGCAAATCAAGTTTTGTGAAAAAACTGGTGGTGAAAGTACCGGTAGAATTAATTTAA